From Ovis aries strain OAR_USU_Benz2616 breed Rambouillet chromosome 21, ARS-UI_Ramb_v3.0, whole genome shotgun sequence, a single genomic window includes:
- the LOC114110083 gene encoding pepsin A-like, producing MYIGTIAIGTPPQEFTVIFDTGSSDLWVPSIHCHSPSCYEHNLFNPHKSTTFKLLDNRIDLIYASGSIEGVLGQDVIQVLVDIADNSWCAWSRHVVQAESRKSQNLIRGLLSYF from the exons ATGTACATCGGCACCATTGCCATTGGAACGCCCCCTCAGGAGTTCACGGTCATATTTGACACCGGCTCCTCTGACCTGTGGGTGCCCTCCATCCACTGCCACAGTCCGAGCTGCTATGA ACACAATCTCTTCAACCCTCACAAGTCCACCACCTTCAAGCTCCTGGACAACCGCATCGACCTCATCTATGCCTCCGGGAGTATAGAAGGAGTCCTTGGCCAAGACGTCATTCAG GTGCTAGTTGACATCGCTGATAACAGTTGGTGTGCTTGGAGCAGGCATGTAGTCCAGGCCGAGTCCAGGAAGAGTCAGAATTTGATCAGAGGCCTGCTCTCCTACTTCTGA